From Etheostoma spectabile isolate EspeVRDwgs_2016 chromosome 19, UIUC_Espe_1.0, whole genome shotgun sequence, the proteins below share one genomic window:
- the LOC116707075 gene encoding uncharacterized protein LOC116707075 isoform X4, which produces MKLASTTALFCTVCLISVCVSEFHTVEVQPGEQVTLMCSNFSSFTGHMSWLRMDSRPNISRIASMWSSDSHVSFYDGFKNGKFNMTSNTTTLFLNIDHVGLADSGLYFCGFYSDGKPAIVTATYLKVQEVFDGIKSPTSVILLGLILFLVTVVIGLVVKISRLCTVDNEEQNPQQTKTVGSDDLNSAALTFLPHTIRNRRPASEREVETQVLYRASR; this is translated from the exons ATGAAGCTCGCCTCGACAACAGCTTTGTTCTGCACCGTCT GTCtgatctctgtctgtgtttctgagTTCCACACTGTGGAGGTCCAGCCTGGTGAACAAGTCACACTGATGTGCTCCAACTTCAGCAGCTTTACCGGCCACATGTCCTGGTTAAGAATGGACAGCAGACCCAACATCAGCCGTATCGCCTCTATGTGGAGCTCTGATTCACATGTTTCATTCTACGACggatttaaaaatggaaaatttaACATGACATCCAACACCACTACCCTCTTTCTCAACATCGACCATGTGGGTTTAGCTGACTCTGGACTGTATTTCTGTGGATTTTACTCAGATGGAAAGCCAGCAATTGTTACTGCAACATATCTAAAGGTTCAAG AAGTGTTTGATGGAATAAAGAGTCCAACCAGTGTGATCCTCCTTGGTCTGATTCTTTTCCTCGTTACAGTCGTCATTGGTCTTGTTGTCAAAATCAGCAGACTTTGCACAG tTGATAATGAAGAACAGAATCCACAACAGACTAAG ACTGTGGGCTCTGATGATCTGAACTCTGCAGCTCTGACGTTCCTTCCACACACAATAAGGAACAGGAGGCCTGCATCAGAGAGAGAAGTGGAGACTCAGGTTCTTTATCGCGCCAGCAGATAG
- the LOC116707075 gene encoding uncharacterized protein LOC116707075 isoform X2, protein MKLASTTALFCTVCLISVCVSEFHTVEVQPGEQVTLMCSNFSSFTGHMSWFRLDSRPNISRIASMWSSDSNVSFYDGFKNGKFNMTSNTTTLFLNIDHVGLADSGLYFCGFYSNGKPVIATATYLKVQEVFDGIKSPTIVILLGLILFLVTVVIGLVVKISRLCTALKEGQTPQRSENLGSDALNYASFSFYPKARSSRRPESENQLEPNVVYAATR, encoded by the exons ATGAAGCTCGCCTCGACAACAGCTTTGTTCTGCACCGTCT GTTtgatctctgtctgtgtttctgagTTCCACACTGTGGAGGTCCAGCCTGGTGAACAAGTCACACTGATGTGCTCCAACTTCAGCAGCTTTACCGGCCACATGTCCTGGTTCAGACTGGACAGCAGACCCAACATCAGCCGTATTGCCTCCATGTGGAGCTCTGATTCAAATGTTTCATTCTACGACggatttaaaaatggaaaatttaACATGACATCCAACACCACTACCCTCTTTCTCAACATCGACCATGTGGGTTTAGCTGACTCTGGACTGTATTTCTGTGGATTTTACTCAAATGGAAAGCCAGTAATTGCTACTGCAACATATCTAAAGGTTCAAG AGGTGTTTGATGGAATAAAGAGTCCGACCATTGTGATCCTCCTTGGTCTGATTCTTTTCCTCGTTACAGTCGTCATTGGTCTTGTTGTCAAAATCAGCAGACTTTGCACAG ctcTGAAAGAGGGACAGACTCCGCAACGCAGTGAG AACCTGGGCTCTGATGCCCTGAACTATGCATCGTTCAGTTTCTATCCAAAAGCAAGAAGCAGCAGAAGGCCTGAATCGGAGAACCAGCTGGAGCCAAATGTTGTGTATGCTGCCACCAGATAG
- the LOC116707075 gene encoding uncharacterized protein LOC116707075 isoform X1, whose translation MFFCDSIYIVTVSSRIDQLKSCPPLFPVRPLLLEHSSLPDIEVVQTYCTVHTKMKLASTTLLFCTFCLISVCVSEFHTVEVQPGEQVTLMCSNFSSFTGHMSWFRLDSRPNISRIASMWSSDSNVSFYDGFKNGKFNMTSNTTTLFLNIDHVGLADSGLYFCGFYSNGKPVIATATYLKVQEVFDGIKSPTIVILLGLILFLVTVVIGLVVKISRLCTALKEGQTPQRSENLGSDALNYASFSFYPKARSSRRPESENQLEPNVVYAATR comes from the exons atgtttttttgtgacagcATTTATATTGTGACTGTGAGCAGCCGGATAGACCAACTAAAGAGCTGCCCGCCCCTCTTTCCGGTGAGACCTCTCTTACTGGAGCACAGTTCACTTCCAGACATTGAAGTGGtgcagacatactgtactgttCACACAAAGATGAAGCTCGCCTCAACAACACTTTTGTTCTGCACCTTCT GTTtgatctctgtctgtgtttctgagTTCCACACTGTGGAGGTCCAGCCTGGTGAACAAGTCACACTGATGTGCTCCAACTTCAGCAGCTTTACCGGCCACATGTCCTGGTTCAGACTGGACAGCAGACCCAACATCAGCCGTATTGCCTCCATGTGGAGCTCTGATTCAAATGTTTCATTCTACGACggatttaaaaatggaaaatttaACATGACATCCAACACCACTACCCTCTTTCTCAACATCGACCATGTGGGTTTAGCTGACTCTGGACTGTATTTCTGTGGATTTTACTCAAATGGAAAGCCAGTAATTGCTACTGCAACATATCTAAAGGTTCAAG AGGTGTTTGATGGAATAAAGAGTCCGACCATTGTGATCCTCCTTGGTCTGATTCTTTTCCTCGTTACAGTCGTCATTGGTCTTGTTGTCAAAATCAGCAGACTTTGCACAG ctcTGAAAGAGGGACAGACTCCGCAACGCAGTGAG AACCTGGGCTCTGATGCCCTGAACTATGCATCGTTCAGTTTCTATCCAAAAGCAAGAAGCAGCAGAAGGCCTGAATCGGAGAACCAGCTGGAGCCAAATGTTGTGTATGCTGCCACCAGATAG
- the LOC116707075 gene encoding uncharacterized protein LOC116707075 isoform X3 produces MKLASTTLLFCTFCLISVCVSEFHTVEVQPGEQVTLMCSNFSSFTGHMSWFRLDSRPNISRIASMWSSDSNVSFYDGFKNGKFNMTSNTTTLFLNIDHVGLADSGLYFCGFYSNGKPVIATATYLKVQEVFDGIKSPTIVILLGLILFLVTVVIGLVVKISRLCTALKEGQTPQRSENLGSDALNYASFSFYPKARSSRRPESENQLEPNVVYAATR; encoded by the exons ATGAAGCTCGCCTCAACAACACTTTTGTTCTGCACCTTCT GTTtgatctctgtctgtgtttctgagTTCCACACTGTGGAGGTCCAGCCTGGTGAACAAGTCACACTGATGTGCTCCAACTTCAGCAGCTTTACCGGCCACATGTCCTGGTTCAGACTGGACAGCAGACCCAACATCAGCCGTATTGCCTCCATGTGGAGCTCTGATTCAAATGTTTCATTCTACGACggatttaaaaatggaaaatttaACATGACATCCAACACCACTACCCTCTTTCTCAACATCGACCATGTGGGTTTAGCTGACTCTGGACTGTATTTCTGTGGATTTTACTCAAATGGAAAGCCAGTAATTGCTACTGCAACATATCTAAAGGTTCAAG AGGTGTTTGATGGAATAAAGAGTCCGACCATTGTGATCCTCCTTGGTCTGATTCTTTTCCTCGTTACAGTCGTCATTGGTCTTGTTGTCAAAATCAGCAGACTTTGCACAG ctcTGAAAGAGGGACAGACTCCGCAACGCAGTGAG AACCTGGGCTCTGATGCCCTGAACTATGCATCGTTCAGTTTCTATCCAAAAGCAAGAAGCAGCAGAAGGCCTGAATCGGAGAACCAGCTGGAGCCAAATGTTGTGTATGCTGCCACCAGATAG
- the LOC116707060 gene encoding kinectin-like, translating to MAHPQEPTVMGSNQDEMSVSLQAISQQLETLRHQIHNCENVEEKASKKKCDYLLKEARKLSKKVHKYSTVEALYKKTKASNEAMDLQRQTLQQTVRDLKNRLHNFDEVKEEYEVVRQEHEELQSEIHYLQNDLQNETSVDTMCAALKRQTEAMSQQNTALQSQLLELKERHRQSYNDAKAEKEAISQQNEALRHQIQEMHNNIQNDNNLEEEIEAVKVLNEHMSCENNALLQEFQSLKSKSDNLNIWRDMYKETLVHMDVLKKDNDSLKQQIQVVNDQLGIKRHLKNNYVKLEAEEKVLQAQNRALGKTHSNVFKKLLNEEDWKHKYEDLKQQTDDLMLQNNKATEEIQNFNDNLIVLNAFKVNYKALKAEKIVLTNQKNTLQKELQKLEKKFSEEETLEERNNKLKSENEAVSQENSALQLKVQELGNTLRGESVWANTYSSLKVEKNTLNRMNKALQKELQKINKKADNEKALKCTARRLKMENNRSQQDSLKEPLLSSQM from the coding sequence ATGGCCCACCCCCAGGAACCGACAGTTATGGGTAGCAACCAGGATGAAATGAGCGTGAGCCTACAGGCCATCTCCCAACAGCTTGAGACCCTGCGTCACCAAATTCACAACTGTGAAAATGTGGAGGAAAAAGCTTCAAAGAAAAAATGTGACTACCTTCTTAAAGAAGCAAGGAAGCTCAGCAAAAAGGTCCACAAATACAGCACTGTTGAGgctttgtataaaaaaacaaaagcttcaAATGAGGCGATGGACCTGCAGCGTCAAACTCTGCAACAAACGGTTAGAGATCTCAAAAACCGGCTACAcaactttgatgaagtgaaagaAGAATATGAGGTCGTGAGACAAGAGCACGAGGAGCTACAGAGTGAGATTCACTACCTGCAGAACGACCTCCAAAATGAGACTAGTGTGGACACAATGTGTGCTGCATTAAAACGGCAGACAGAGGCAATGAGCCAGCAAAACACCGCCCTGCAAAGCCAGCTCCTGGAGCTCAAGGAGAGGCATCGGCAATCCTACAACGATGCAAAAGCTGAGAAAGAGGCGATTAGCCAGCAGAATGAGGCTTTGCGACATCAGATTCAGGAGATGCACAACAATATCCAGAATGATAACAATTTGGAGGAAGAGATAGAGGCAGTCAAGGTATTAAATGAACACATGAGCTGTGAAAACAATGCCTTGCTCCAGGAATTCCAGTCTCTCAAAAGTAAATCGGACAATTTAAACATCTGGCGTGACATGTACAAGGAAACATTGGTCCACATGGACGTTTTGAAGAAAGACAACGATAGTTTGAAACAGCAAATCCAAGTCGTAAACGACCAGCTCGGgattaaaagacatttaaagaacaATTACGTAAAACTGGAAGCTGAAGAGAAAGTTCTGCAGGCCcaaaaccgagccctgggtaaaACCCAttctaatgtttttaaaaagcttctgAATGAAGAAGACTGGAAGCACAAATATGAAGATCTGAAACAACAGACAGACGACTTGATGCTCCAGAACAACAAAGCCACTGAGGAAATCCAAAACTTCAATGACAACCTCATAGTTTTGAATGCCTTTAAGGTGAATTATAAAGCCCTGAAGGCAGAGAAAATAGTTCTCACGAACCAGAAGAACACTCTGCAGAAAGAACTCCAGAAGCTGGAGAAAAAGTTTTCTGAAGAAGAAACTCTGGAGGAACGAAATAACAAGTTGAAGTCAGAGAACGAAGCAGTGAGCCAAGAAAACAGCGCTCTGCAGCTTAAAGTTCAGGAGCTCGGCAACACACTCCGAGGTGAGAGCGTTTGGGCCAACACATACAGTTCCCTGAAAGTGGAGAAAAACACCTTGAACCGGATGAATAAGGCCCTTCAGAAAGAACTACAGAAGATTAATAAAAAGGCGGACAACGAAAAAGCTTTGAAGTGTACGGCGAGGAGGTTGAAGATGGAAAACAACCGCAGCCAACAGGACTCCCTGAAAGAACCACTCCTCAGCTCCCAGATGTGA